A stretch of DNA from Manihot esculenta cultivar AM560-2 chromosome 7, M.esculenta_v8, whole genome shotgun sequence:
TCTCTTTGAAGCTAAATTCTTTTTGTTCAGTTGAAAGTTAATCCAGTTGAGgttctttatcaagttgtgaGATTTAAACTCACTTTATTTTCAtcttaattttctgttttcattttttttctattttacgaGGAATATCACCTCTATTGCTGTCTTTATAAACATTCAAGATGCctattgaatattttatttagacAGTGCAttgctaattaatttaattaaatacataCTTATTTAATTGGATTATTGTAAGTATCAATTAGCATATTAACTTACATTAAGGAAAAGAATGATTTGATTTAGACAATTTTGCTTGCAAGTTATTAATCAAGTTCGGGTTCTTCTTCTCTAAATATAGTTAATTGATTAAATCTACATGCTTATTGACGTTACTAATTAATTAGGGGTTAATTTATCACATTGCAAATTAATCTAATATTAAGAAAGAATTGATGAAATTCACTTGTTTGAACACTTCAACTGAACAATGGAAAAATAGGCGAACTATCTTTAAATGTAAATGATTAACTAATAAAACTTTTTTAACttggattaaatatttttacaattttaatattatttatatacatttggcatgctcatgcatcatgtttatatatatatatatatatatatatatatatatatatatatatcagggatattttaattattacatatttatttattactattGTTTATGAGTATCACATTTGGAGAGAGGTGCATGAATATGCatgtgtatatgatgaatatggTTTTAGACGAGCATATCAATTTGAGTTGATCTTATTTAGGGTTGGATGCTCATGGATATGGAAAGACATGATAGACATGTTAAACTTAACCTTGATATTTCTCTGATATTTCTCTACATTTGGAATTAATTAGAGAAATCAGTTTGAGTTCATCTTGCAAGACTTGTTGAATGAAGAGAGTTGTAATAGAGATTAGCTTCCATATATATAAATGTTATTATATGGAGTGCACACATGGATGTGTTTTTGGCTTCTTGTTATCCTCTTATGTAAAATAAAGTGAATTGTTTGCAATATGTGCTATTTGTGCATTTCATTTTAGGTTTTACTAGACCATTAGAGTTATAAAGAGGCGAAGACATGGTTGAATATGAGTTTTGTAATTTAGCTTTATTGTTATTGAGGGTTCTATCAATGTAATTTCTCTAGATTTccaatttttaattcaaaatacatCAACTTTAAATTCATTTAACCTTTGTATATTATCAAATAGATAAAAATGTAAAGTTTTCTAAGCATACTTAATTAGGTACAAGGGAACACCAAATCAAGAAATATCTTgcaaagttttttttaaaacttcGACTACCTAAATCAttctaatttgaattttttacgaTTCTAAGTCATCTCTACGATACTTTGattattttaagttttatttatgTCCATTATTCTAGtttcaattttcatttcttattttgTCGGCCATTTTCATCGATTATTATTGTCAAATATTtatgatataataattaaatagtttcTTTAAGATCTTAGTTTGAGGATTAGCATGAAGTATACTAACCTAAACATTACATTAACTCAATTGCTAgaaattaaactataaattctccgtaataattaaattaaacatccaaaaaatatataaaatacaaGACAAAAAATCATCTGTATTGCCTTTAAcatttatatgttttcttttctttttgaatgCTTAAATTTAATAGGAATGATACATATTTGTACCCTTCAAATTTACTAGAAAATTTCGTGGTATCCTAAATTTTGAACCGTCTCATGATATATCTGAACTATTTAAAAGTGAAATTAAGATAATCTTATAATCTTAATCAACAGATAGTGTGAATCTTCTATAGTATTATTAGACCAATTTAAATTCCACTGAAGAgattttagtataaaaaatataaggtAAGTTTGGATTTCAAAATATGTATATTGtgtatgattattattattaagtatTGATTATTAATAGTGAAATTAGGCAACGAGATGAGTCTTATAGATATATGTTAGCATATTTATATACCATACTATCTTATATTAAGATCGCACCGTCATTTTAATTacacttttaaataatttaatgtgttataaaatatttttaaaattcaggggtataaaaatatatttggcCAAATTTGCTATGTATCATGCTAGCACCATATCTCACAATTAGGGGAAAGAATACAAAAAAATCTAACATATTGATTAAAATAACTAATAGCAACAAAATTtacatctttaaattattagcATTGTCATAAAATTATAAGACCTGTAATAtgctaatataataataaaaaggtagaaaaatagaaatttataaATGTTATAAAGGTTACTTAATACAATTATCCTAATAATTATTACATACTTAGAAATAATTACCCATTTAATATCAAAGATATTTTCAATACCATCCTCAATCATGAATCTTTGGAAACATGAGAGATGATTCTCTTTTCCAACTGCAGCAAAAGATCATGTTAATTAACCATTTAACCTATCCAAAttgaaaatgaaattaaaagaaaaggaaaaaaatgcaTTTTTTTGGTTTATTTATAAATACCTTCAATACATTTAAAAGtatctaaataattaaaagtattaGAAAAAGCATATGGTAAGCACAATCTTGCTTAGgaggaaagaaaaataattatggaTAATGAAGATAATAagtaatttcataaaatattaaaaatttcaagaattcaagataacataatttaaaagaattaatttatgttaaaaagTAAAAGGAGAAGGGTGAGCAATAAAGCAAAATTGAGTATAGATAAATAATtcttctaaaaaaaatattttttagcaattgatagctttttttttttaaataaggatTGAAGAAATAGAATATGagacctctcagatttactcaaatacacttaccaccaaatTAAGTCTGTGAGTATATAATTGATAGCTTTTTAATTAGAATAATTGcacatataataatttaaaaccaaattttaataaaaaattatatgatgtAACATCTGAACAATTAAGAAATATGTAATTCATATGAGATGtggggaaaaaagaaaaagtgataGAAACTCAATCTAAAGTTTTAATACTAATAGTATGCATGATTTACCTCAAGAATATTATCTAAATTGTCTTGCAAGACTAAAAATTCTTCTTTGATTGTATTCAACATTGTAACACACCTAAAAGAGGAAAGCacataataataaagaaaaattttatacacaaaataaaagttaaataaagaaagaaacttAATATAATGATTAAAGAATTCACTTGATGTATATATTATAGGtacattattatttagtctttatggtatggaaaaatttactaattggccatttgattttgaaaaatgcattaaaacgtCATTGACGTTTTAAATAGTCTACTAGTTAGTCCATCCGTTAgttttaactgttaaatattataaaaaagtttaaaatactcATAATATAGAGGGACTAATTAATAAagggactaattaataaacCTTTTAAAATCTGAGgactaattaataagttttttaaaaaatatagggattatatagtaaaattatttaatggtAAAACTAACAGAGGAACTagctagtagactttttaaaacgtagaaaacgttttaatatatttttcaaaatcattgGACTAATTAAtggattttttcatattataggtactaaatagtaatttttttctattttatattatataatactattttttaaatgataataaaactaaaattttattgacttcaaaaaaaaaactaaaattttatttttcataggtcttttttagataaaatttaaagatataaCTCAAAGTTACACTTGTCTAAATTAcacaaatattttattacagttacttttttaaaagttaaataagtattatattttatttaaataattattatattttattcataaacTTAATTTGGTGATAAGTATATTTGAGTAAATCTTAGAGGTATGAGGTTCTACTCCCCCAATTTTCAATTTCCAATTCAAAAAAAAGTATTATATTGACTTATATCTAATTTttacatatatcatattaaaaaattttcttattatatGCTTTGCATTGATCATAttgattattaatataaatctaAGACACCACCAAGATTTAAAACACCTTAATGAGTTATCCAATAATAGTCTTatgcgttttttttttttttttggatgttATTAAGCTtcctaaaataattaatatcttttttaaacttttatattaCTATTTGTGATGAttttataaaaggaaaaaaagatataaaaaatgTTCCATACTTGTATTCttccatatataaatttaaaaagtaaattttttaattaattatataaaataaatgcaTTGATTGGttaaatttctttcttcattagtTGTATAAAATCAGTTACATTGATGCtcattatcattattatatatttcataTAGTTAAATAAAGATAATAGGTTTTTTTTATACTAATACCAAAAATTAGATATTTAATAACGGGTCAAATTGCTATTATCttgataataatattaattagttcCCTAATCCATCATTGATATTTTAgcaataaactaaaattttatgtaatttttaaaattagcaAATAAATAGTTATCATTAAAAGGTTTTAATTATTGATAGCAACGAAGTTAACGGTAGATCCATCAATTTGTTATTAAAGTCTCTCAtctttgtttttaaaaattaatattctttaaaaaagaGTTAATTTtgttagataatttttttttatattattgtcaTTATTTACGTagctaattgaaaaaaaaataacttttttaatgATCTTTAGTATTCCTTAacataaaatactaaattttttttactagaTATTTTGATGCAATTTTATATGATAGTTAAAAATGCTTGTCACttgaaaatcaataattttatataattaatcaattaactGCTAAATGGAAAAATACTGAAATTCACATatatacatttatatttatttatatatggaatataaacaaattaatatcAAGTTGTAAGATTTCATACCCATCCTTTGATTTTTCATCAATAGCATGACGAAATTCGGCACATGCATTTGCCATGCGACAAGCACCAAGGCTAGaatacaaaaacaaaaaaataagacAATCAAAATATATGACAAGTATGataattatttaactaattttgaACTATATAATAAACAAGCATGCATGAGCAGAAATTTCTCATACAGGCAATTCTGATAAATGCTACGTCagtaaaaaattactattaagaTAACTAAGTTATTTTCTTACGTAAAACTATgtatataattttgataaatattaCGCTAGTGATAAATTTCACATGTCGTTCGCCTAAAGGGATACGAAATCAGTGATAAATTCCACATATTGATTTTAGATTAGATGGATGTATATATTTGGGTGCATACAAGAATTTCTCATGCCTAATATTCTCATCAATTAAtgtaatatacatatatatatatatatagatggcTACAAAAGTAATCCACTACATTACCATGATGTGCCTCCTTTAAGTTTCAAGCATAGATTATCTAATTGATTATAATCAATATTATTTTGTCCCctacaataaataaaataaattgaattagttTGCAGTTAGGgcataaataattaaacaaataaaagaaacatCATCATATATATCAATAGTGAAATATACAATGAATTAGTTAACTCCTTTATAATGAGTCGTGCATCAGAGCAATAGGTAGGAATCAACTCTGCAAAAAAGAAAGGACTAGTTGCCTCCTTTAAAGAGCGAACAATCTTAAAGTGGTGATCCACTATACCCTGCGAGGAAAAAAGAGATATATGCTTAATTTTTCTAAACAAAGCTCTAGCATTCAAGTTTTACAAATTATTTCAACaactttttaatttctatatttagcAAATAAGTCAAAATCAAACCTATTATGGTTAATTCTATTCAATATTAAAAGTTGATaacttaatttttgaaaaaaaattcaattaagaaaaaaattaatcaattaaaagatgagaaaacaaaaagaaagaagaagctaTTTTGATACACTAATCATtccactctttttttttttattaatcttagTGTTGTTTACGCAATCTAAATATAAGTGTaatgatagaaaaaaaaatagaaataacatACCTCTTGTTCCATATAATTGATAATCTCAAGGAGTTGTTGGTCCAAGGATGCTTGGGTTGCCATTGCTAAAGTGAGAGAGAAAGGCTTATATGGCTAAAGATAAGAGAAGATAGAGAGATTTTTAGTGAGGAGTAGGTTGTAAGACAATGGTATAAAAGATAGATTAAAAAGAGTAATTTAAGTATAATGTTGCAAATAGCTTAAAAGAGATGAAGACGAACTGTGAAATGAACTTCAaagaacaataataatattactcTTATCTCTTTAAGATATTTGTAGAGGTAATGAAAGGCAAcccaagtaaaaaaaataaaaaaaaggtatTCTCTTTTCTAGCATTTGATGGTAAATGAGTAAATGGTTTTCTGTATCTATATATGCACAAATATATACATGGAAAGAAATTTATAAAAGTTGTCGTTATTTCAtgagcagtattcgattcaaaccgatcgaacgaaccgaattgaaaatttggttcgattttttatatatttcgattcggttcggtttttaatttcaaaaattttgattattttgattcggttaGATTTTAATcaggaaaaaaattgaaaaaatcaaaccgaaccgattagtgataataatatattttttcaataatatagagaaattaaattatattaagattaaaatattttaattaaattttaaaatattaaaaataaagtgtaaaaaataaaaaatttattaaaaatcaaaaccgatcaaaccgaatcgaatcaaatcagaccggttcggttcgattcggtttctaaccaaaatcaattcggtttaattttcataaacactaaaattttagttttcagtttattcgattcgatttaattttgaaccgaaccggcCGAATGCTCAGCCCTTATGATAGGTTATATAATACGGCGTGTcaaaaatttattcaattactaaagtattatttatttaatatagaaaattattttgtatatgGCAAGATTCTATACTTGGCAAGAAGTTATTCATTAACCAAAGCATAATAGGAAATAACAACTTTTATTTATGAATAATACTAAAAGTTTTAGTATTAGAGAAGGTAAAATTGTATAGAATTTAAATGAAAGCTAGTATTTTAACTCAATAATATTAAAGTTTctcttcatttcaaaaaaaaaaaattaaaatttctctaTTAATTGAGAGTTCTCGAGTttcaaatgaattaataatataaattatttatttttatataatatatttattgatcTATAATAATGGATAATAAATGATGAAGCACACTCTATGCAAGCATAGGTCTAGAAAATATTAGTTTTATAAACCAAATCGTAGATCTGATTGGTACTAGAACTTTGGAAGGAATAAAATCTCCTAAATCTATAACAAGAACAATATACTTCAACCTAAAACTAAAACTCAACCGGAAAGCTCAAATCTAAGAGAATAGATAGAAAAAGTCTAACTATAGATCGAACATCTCAATGAGGAGAAAactcatattttataaaagCAAACAAACCAATAATTAGGGAGTTCGACTCAATTCAAATTCCATAAAAAAACCCAACCATAAACTAGAACTATATAGTATATAAACCTATCAGAATATACATTAGAGTAGACGCAGAAATTCAGTTCAAGagtcaaatttaaataaatatctcttattttattattttattgatttttttattattgtcccATAATTATTGTTCACTTTCATTATAGTAATATATGATTGactattataatcttatttaattttatattactttCAAATCAACCtattgttaattattatttttctaaataagtattcaaaatatttcttaatatttaataaaatttaatatttttaaaataatataattgaaaagttaataaaataaattgtcttttttaatatgtgtgaaaaattaaaatggataaaaaatatagaataaagagagtataaaatgaatatatatttagaaaataaatttttataaaaagtgaataaactattataattaaattatgatcattctcatatattttttattcattaaaatatatttttaatgatatcaTATCAGCATTTGTAAATACATCTTTCAATATAAATTATCGATcaattatttatgatttatcACTGTAGAGTCgacttttaatgatatttactataaaaaaatttctttccgCTATAGTTATAACAGAGAAATCTATAGATTAGTAATGaagtgagataaaaaaaaaactatcatttaataataaaaatggtatataaaaataaattaaataatgagtgaataacctaaaaaaaaatttaagtggaGACTTAAACTTGAAATCTTGAAAATGAGAAGCAAGTTTTTtggattgaaaaataatataaaagatgagggactaaatagtaaaaatttctttaataaatggattaaagaatttaaaattataaaatataataatgatttaattaaataattttgaaataaggaTGAGTTGGCAAATTTTTTAGATATGTTgggatttaataataattttttatgttttaaaaaaattatctatatAGTCTTAAAAAATTTCAAGGCCATGAGTGGCTCTGTCCCTGGCCTTGGAATAGACTATATTACATATCCTATCTCTTTCAATtcaatatgtttttttatttatttttgtaggAGTCAAAGATAATGTTAGACATATACTTATCCGCAATGacgagaataataataatatgatgtGCGTGCGTGCATGTACACGCAATATGTGCGTAATAATTAAATAGACACGTACACACAAaaataaatgtatgatcatggaatataaataaaattaaaattatgaatataataaatatcCAACTCACAAAATgaagaaattcaaagtttagAGATTCTACCGAGAAGAAAAAGACAATTGATTTGGATCGTTTAGAAAATTATACCGCAAATTATTAATTAGAGACCatagttaattaaataaagagACAATTATTACTCTATGTTTATGCAAACGATTTAGTAGAATTTCTTCTATACCTGATACTTAACTTCTTTAAAAGAAGTCATAACTTTTACATTTCACCGTGGAGGCCTCAAACTTACTACACAAAATACATTGCCTATCCAAGGACTTACGGGAACAACATAAACTATATTCAAACTCCAACTTAGGTGCCCTATtacaacaaaaaaaatattatacttcaaAAATTCTACAAAGTATTCCTTATGCTATGTAATTGGTTATCTTGTTATTACAATAGAGTTTACTCAATCACAATCATCTAAATATACTAAATTAGGCTTGAGGCTAAAATCATCGTTAAGGTAAAAATGATAACTTTGAGTTAGGGCTTATATTGCCAATTTCAACACTTGGAATGCATCCAAGACATGCAAAGATGGTAGAATGAATTCTAGTGTTAACCCTTGTAAGGTTAGTCCTAGAGCTCATGTGTTCAGACTTAAATTGTTGTCTTAAATTACTGTAAAATTTCTCTAAAATGAAGGTTATAGAAAGCCTATAATAACATGAGTAATTATATATCTTTATTTATTGAAAACAAAATTCTGGATGTAAAATCTCACTATaaattttatgagtttttttttcaGTGATGATAAATTCTAAAACTATTATCGATGCTAAGCTCTCTACAAGTAGGACATCCTAGTaacattgaattttttattagttgTCTATTTTAGAACAAAAttcatagaaaaaataaaaagttaaacttATAAAGATACATTCCCATAAATTGGGGAATGATAATGCATAAGCTTGGCATCCATATGAAGTCAATGGGGAAAGGAGTCTAAATACCCCAATATCATTGGGAATGACAGGCCAAATGAGCGATAAAACGACAAAACACAAAtatgttctttttttttcattttagcaAGATTCCAGCTAAAAGGATGGCTGATAATAAGGGGGAAGGAAGCTAGGGTGGTTCTCGTGAAGGAGAAGGTCTGATGGTGATTGTTGGGCGATGGATAGAGTGGTGggaagagtaagaaaaagaaaatggctTGGGGAGGTAGTACATTATCAAGAGAATGAGGggaagaaataaaaagaaatgggcTAGTTTAACCCAAAATCTCAATACTAGCCTTTATGGGATTTATGGGATTTTTGCCTGTTtagagtttaaaaaaaaatatttggcaTTTTAGATCCAGCGTCAAAAAGGGCTTTGACTGCCCACGTGGCAGTGAGACCTCATATCTGGCGCTGTCAGAGTGGCGCTGAACTGTGGCGCTTGTCAGACATACGACccttgcttttttttttgtttatatataaaaagttttaGAAATTTAAAGTCTGTTGCGGcatgttataaaattttttatatattttttattttttaattatcatattatattataataagatatttaatatacattttatatttaattctctccccactattattattttaaaaatatatatatttattaattatttagaatataataataaatctttttaattattttttatattatattttattatttttaacatgcTAGTGTAAGAACactg
This window harbors:
- the LOC110619027 gene encoding histidine-containing phosphotransfer protein 1 — encoded protein: MATQASLDQQLLEIINYMEQEGIVDHHFKIVRSLKEATSPFFFAELIPTYCSDARLIIKELTNSLGQNNIDYNQLDNLCLKLKGGTSCLGACRMANACAEFRHAIDEKSKDGCVTMLNTIKEEFLVLQDNLDNILELEKRIISHVSKDS